GTGCCTCAGTCAATGCCACCACGGTTGAAATTCAACCGATGCATATACGCGTGTCATCATTTTTTACCGACAGCAATCAGCTGATGTTTAATGGTAATGCTCTTTATGATGGTGACTACAACACCGCATGGGAAGAAAATTCAGATGGCAATGGCAAAGGACAGTGGATTGAAATTTTTTTCCCTGATGAAGTTGTTGTTGATTCAATTTATGTGCGTAACGGTAAGGGCACAGGAAAAGCTTTTAAAAATCTGAATAGGGTTAAAAGTGCCACTTTCATATATTCTGACCGCAGGCAGGTTGATACAACTCTGGCCGACAGTGAAGCTGTTCAGACTTTGAAACCTCTGCACACGCTCACAACAAGCCTCAGCCTTGTGGTGAACAGTGTTTATCAAGGCACATCCAATCAGACGGCTGCTGTTTCGGAATTCTACGCCATCTATCACCATCCGGACGAAAAAGAGAGAAACTCAATTTTAGCAGCTGAAGAAGCTGTCCGGAAAAAACTTGAAGAGCAGGCAGAAAAAAAAGCTGAGAAACTGAAAAAACAGAAATCATCTTCCGGCAGGTCAAAGTCCAGTGCGTCCGCGCTGAAAAGGGGCAAAAAACGTGATCCGGCTGACAAACTGCTGACTAAGGAAGAAGCACGTAAAGTTTTTGCTGAGTTTTTTGATAAACTTTATTCAAGTTTTGTAACTATGAGTGATGACTATCCACGCATGTATGCTGAAAAAGAGTACATGCGGGAGAGCATAGTTTTCGACAGTTTCAAATATCAGCTTAAAAATCGTGGTGTCCTTAAGTATTATCAGGACGCTCTGGTGGATACCCGTGATCTGAAAATTGAGATTGAGAGCCTGCGCAAGCGTGAAGCTGATTTAAGGGTTACCGGCTTTTACGATGTTGTACTGGATTTGAAGCTGACAACGATTCCCGAAGATTCAAAGTATTACCTTGTTAAGGAATATGGAAAATGGAAAGTTGCTGAAAAAGTTGAAAACCCTTTCTAACCAATTCTTTTGTGATATATTTTAAAATTCAGATAGATAATTATTCAGTTTTAAGCATGCCCCCGGATTTTTGAGTCCGGGGGCATACTTTTCAGGTATATCAGTCTGTTCAGGGAACAGGCTTAATGCTGTTTTTTGCTTCTGAATTATCTACAGGCTGTTATGGTCTAAGACTTATCGGATGCACATGTGTCATTTTTTCAGGAGAAAGGGCTTCTTCAAGGTCCTGCTTGGACATATATCCTTTTTTAAGAACAATTTCGTAAACTGAACGTCCTGAAGTAAGAGCCTGATTAGCAACTTCTGTTGATTTTTCATAACCGATGTATGGATTAAGAGCCGTCACCAGACCAATGCTGTTCTCCACATAATGTCTGCACTGATCTTCATTTGCTGTTATCCCGCTTATGCACCTGTCTGCCAGAGTGCGAAAACCACGGCGCATTATTACCAGTGAATTGAAGAGACTTGCAGCTATTGCGGGCTCCATTACATTGAGTTCCAGCTGTCCGGCTTCTGCAGCCATGGTTACGGTCATATCACCGCCGATTACGGTGAAAGCTATCTGGTTGACAACTTCAGGAATTATCGGATTGACTTTTCCGGGCATAATCGAAGAACCCGGAGCCATCTTAGGAAGATTAATTTCATTTATCCCGCAACGTGGTCCTGATGACAGCAGGCGCAGGTCATTACATATTTTAGATATTTTTACGGCAACTCTTTTGAGCACTCCTGAAAGTTGAACATAAGCCCCTGTATCCTGAGTTGCTTCAACAAGGTCGGGAGCAAGTTCAAGATGGTAGCCGCTTAAATCGCAGAGCTTTTCGGTTACAATTCTAGCGTATTCCGGCGGGGCGTTCAGGCCTGTGCCGATAGCTGTTCCACCCATATTAATTTCCCGGATCAGATCTTTTGCTTCACGGACTCTTTCAATATCTTCGCCGATCATAACTGCATAAGAGGTGAATTCCTGCCCCAGAGTCATGGGAACTGCGTCCTGAAGCTGAGTACGGCCCATTTTGATTATGGATGAAAATTCTTTGCCTTTTTCGGCAAATGAATTTTTAAGATATTCCATAGCATCGATAAGCAGATCCATTTTTGTGAGCAGGGTCAGTCTTATTGCTGTTGGATATACGTCATTTGTGGACTGCGCCATATTTACATGAATGTTGGGATGGAGTTTATCATAATCGCCTTTCTCTGCACCCATGTGCATTAGGCCAAGGTTGGCAATAACTTCATTGGCATTCATATTGGTTGAAGTTCCGGCTCCCCCCTGAATTACGTCCACAATAAAGTTTTCATGAAATTTGCCTTCCAGCAACTGGTCGCAGGCCGCGGCAATTGCCTCGGTTTTTTCATCATCAAGGTGTCCGAGTTCGTTATTGGTTAGAGCTGCCGCCTTTTTTATATATGCCAGAGAGTTTATAAGCTGGGGATAATGGTGAATGGGAATACCGGTAATCATGAAATTTTCTGAAGCCCTTAGAGTCTGTACTCCGTATATGGCCTCATCTGGTACTTCTCTGCCTCCAATGCAGTCGTGTTCCAAACGACATTTCATATAAATCCCTCCGTAAAATTCGAATAGATAATTTATTGAACAATTAGCAGTAGTGGTATCATTTAGCCAGAAAGTTTTTACACTTGTGTGGCAATATATTTAATTTTTTACATATATTCATGTTAAAATTAAAATAATTAAAGGCGCGGTAATATTATGCCGTAATTAGAAGGTCGAAGCTTTGTTTCCGGGGCTTATTGAAAATAAAAAGCCACGGTTGAGTGACTCAGCCGTGGCTTTAATACTTGCGTAAAATAGAAGTTATTGCGCTTGTCCTGATGTCTGCCGATATATTTTTCTCTGCACGCTCAAACCGTCAAAAGCATAAAGCAGTATTCCGGCCCAGATGAAGGAGAAAGTTACCAGACTTGATTGGTGAAAAGGCTCACCGTAGACAAACACACCTAACAGAAGCAGACATGTCGGGGTGATGTATTGAAATATTCCCAATGTGGCCAGCTTAAGTCTGCGCGCGGCGTGGGCAAAAAAGATAAGTGGGATTGAGGTGGCTGCACCGGCCAATAGGATAAGAATATTTTTATCCATTCCGATCGCCCCGAATGACAGGGTGCCCTGCATGTAGAGCCAGATTAAATATGCTGCCGCAAGTGGACTTAAAATGGTGGTTTCAATTAGTAGACCCGGCAGAGATTCAACTTTCATAAGTTTGCGCACCAGACCGTAGGAACCGAATGAAAAAGCCAGTGACAGAGCTATCCACGGGAATTTACCATAATCAATTATGGAATATGAGACTCCAATAGCGGCTAGAGCAATGGCCCACATCTGGCGTCTGTTAAGCTTGTCTTTCATAAAAATGAAACCGAGCAGGGCATTTACCAGCGGATTTATGTAGTACCCCAGACTGGCCTCGACAACATGATTGTGATTAACAGACCAGATAAATATGAACCAGTTTGTTCCAACAAGAGTGCTGCTCAGACATAAAAGTAGAGATGTCTTTTTGTCGTCTTTCACAGCCATTACTTCCGTCCATTTTTTTTTGAAAGTAATGACCAGCGCGACAAAGAAAAATGACCATACTATGCGGTGGCAGATAAGTTCCAGAGCTGAAACATTGTTGAGCTGTTTCCAGTATATTGTAAGCAGGCCCCAGCTCAGAAAGGCTCCGGCTGCATAGAGAAAACCGTGATATTTGCTGTTGATCATTAAGATGTCCGATTTGAAAAAAACGTGATTTGCAAAAGTGTCAAGAGCTCTGAAGCAAAGATCGGACAATATTTTAAAGTGATGTTTCCTGCAAAGATTATTTATGATCTATAGCTATATCCACACAAAGCACAAATCTCTGTTCATGATTGTGGAATACCGTTGAAACTGTGAGGCAGCGGTTTCCTGAAGCAAGGGATATATACGGTCTGGTTATGTGCCATTTTCTTCCTGAAATAAGTGACAGGTAATAATCCTTAAGAGAATGATCGGCTCCCTTGGGTGCGGGGTTGTAAATTAATCTGCGGCGTTCTTTCAGCCTGTAGGGGTTGCAGATTGTATCCGTTGTCTGAACTCCGTGATCATCCAGAATATAGGCACATTCTATGTGTTTATTGCTGTCGATGAATTCAGTTATGGTGCTCTGGCAGGCTTCACAGTCACAGGCGCATTTTTCAAGGCTGGTGCGAAGTTTCATGGCCAGAGCTTCATACTGGGTGCGCATTAATTTTTCAGCGGCATACTTTTCAACAATGTGGGATTTGAAACGTGAAGCTGCAGAAAGTATGGGAGTAGAGTCGTAAGCTGAAATACGGTCTCTATGACATGGTTTGCCGAAGTAAAACCCCTGAAAAACATCCACATCCATCTGCATAAGTGTCAGAGCCTCTTCAATAGTTTCAACTCCTTCAGCCAGCGGCAGGGTTCCGGTTTTCTGAGCCATTCTTATCAGGGAACCGGTTATTTCATAATTGTGAAAACTGTTTTCTATTGATCTTATCAGCGAACGGTCAATCTTTATGATGTCCGGTCTGAGCCGTGGTATTCTATCCAGATTCGAGTGTCCTGTTCCGACATCGTCAAGAGCTATTAAAAAGCCCTGACAGCGTGAAGTTGAAACAAATGTTTCCAGAACCTTTTCATCACCGGCTTTGGATTCAATAATTTCGATAATTATGTTGCCGGGGGGCATACCTGCTTTTTCTGCAAATTTCAGTGTGGTACCCATTTTACCGACGATATCGCTCAGAACAGCAGCATCCATATTTAAAGACAGCAGCAGTGACCTGTTTTTCTTTGATATCGGAGCAAAAGTTTCCAAAGCTTTTTTTCTGCAGAGCCTGTCCAGATCAAGCAGAGTCTCGCGGTCCCGGCAAAGCCCGAACAGTTTATCAGGGGGGATTATTTCTCCGGTCTCGGGGTCCAGTCCTCTTGTTAATGCTTCGTAACCGAGAACTGATTTTCTTTTCATGGAAATCAGAGGCTGGAACATCGTAAGGAGACTTTCTTCTTCGATGATTTTGTGGATCAGGTCGTTCTGTGGCTTCATAATAAAATTTTGTTAAAAAATAGGCCGGAAGGTGGAGGTCTCCTTCCGGCCTTAACTGCAAAGGGCCGGTCCGGGCATCCTGCCGGTGGATTGCCCGGACCAGTGGCTATGGATGGCTGTATAGGCAGTTTTTTATTAAAGGGTTTCTTCTCCTGTTCTGATACGCATACATCTAGCGATATCTGAAACGAAGATAACTCCGTCGCCTTCTTTACCGGTCTGTGCTCCGGTTTTGATGGCTTCAATTGCTGTATCAACTTTATCTTCAGCGATACCTATTTCAATGCGGAGTTTTTTAAGAAGGTTAACTTCCATGAGTACACCGCGATATGTTTCTGTAAATCCTGCACCGCGTCCTGATCCCAGGATATTGGTGACTGACATGGTGTAGATTCCCTTGGCGTAAAGAGCCTGCTTGACTGCTGTCAGGCATTCGGGACGTATATATACTGTAATGAGTTTCATTTTATACCTCTTATTAAATTAGGTTCAGTTCTGTTGTATTCCTGACTTATTCGTTAGAGAAGATCTGGAATCCGTTGTAGCTTTCGTTGCCGTGTTCAGCGATATCAAGACCCTTAAGTTCTTCTTCTCTGGAAGCTCTGATACCCATGAGAGCCTTGGCGATGCTGAATGCTACCAGACCTGCACCGAATGCCCAGAGGAAGACTACAACTACACCGATTACCTGAGGGATAACGAGGTTGAATCCGCCGCCGTAGAGGAGGCCAGCTGCGCCGTCGTTCAGTTCAGGAATTGTGAACAGACCTGTTGCTATTGTTCCCCATGCACCGCATACACCGTGAACGGATACTGCGCCGACCGGGTCATCGATGCGGAGAACCTTATCGATGAATTCGATTGCGAATACTACGAGGATACCTGCGATGAGGCCGATGCAGATAGCGCCTATAGGAGATACGGTTGCACAACCTGCGGTGATACCTACGAGTCCTGCGAGGCAGCCGTTACAGGTCATGGAAATGTCGGGCTTACCGAACTTGGACCATGCTGTGAACATTGCACCGAGAGTACCTGCACATGCAGCGAGGCTTGTGGTTACAGCGATGAGGCCGATGGAACCGTCTGCAGTTGTTGTGGAACCGGGGTTGAATCCGAACCAGCCGAACCAGAGGATGAATACACCGAGTCCTGCAAGAGGAATGTTGTGACCGGGGATTGCGTTTGCTTTACCGTCAGCAGTATATTTGCCGATACGGGGTCCGAGAAGCATAGCGCCTGCGAGGGCAACCCAGCCGCCTACGGAGTGAACAACAGTTGAGCCTGCAAAGTCCATGAAGCCGAGTCCTTCGAGCCAGCCGGCACCGGAATCGCCGAGCCAGAGGCTGCCCCATGCCCAGTGACCGGAGATAGGATAGATGAGTCCGGTTACGAGGAATGT
The nucleotide sequence above comes from Maridesulfovibrio bastinii DSM 16055. Encoded proteins:
- a CDS encoding discoidin domain-containing protein; amino-acid sequence: MKFFWAAVIFILLFPVYAGASVNATTVEIQPMHIRVSSFFTDSNQLMFNGNALYDGDYNTAWEENSDGNGKGQWIEIFFPDEVVVDSIYVRNGKGTGKAFKNLNRVKSATFIYSDRRQVDTTLADSEAVQTLKPLHTLTTSLSLVVNSVYQGTSNQTAAVSEFYAIYHHPDEKERNSILAAEEAVRKKLEEQAEKKAEKLKKQKSSSGRSKSSASALKRGKKRDPADKLLTKEEARKVFAEFFDKLYSSFVTMSDDYPRMYAEKEYMRESIVFDSFKYQLKNRGVLKYYQDALVDTRDLKIEIESLRKREADLRVTGFYDVVLDLKLTTIPEDSKYYLVKEYGKWKVAEKVENPF
- the aspA gene encoding aspartate ammonia-lyase translates to MKCRLEHDCIGGREVPDEAIYGVQTLRASENFMITGIPIHHYPQLINSLAYIKKAAALTNNELGHLDDEKTEAIAAACDQLLEGKFHENFIVDVIQGGAGTSTNMNANEVIANLGLMHMGAEKGDYDKLHPNIHVNMAQSTNDVYPTAIRLTLLTKMDLLIDAMEYLKNSFAEKGKEFSSIIKMGRTQLQDAVPMTLGQEFTSYAVMIGEDIERVREAKDLIREINMGGTAIGTGLNAPPEYARIVTEKLCDLSGYHLELAPDLVEATQDTGAYVQLSGVLKRVAVKISKICNDLRLLSSGPRCGINEINLPKMAPGSSIMPGKVNPIIPEVVNQIAFTVIGGDMTVTMAAEAGQLELNVMEPAIAASLFNSLVIMRRGFRTLADRCISGITANEDQCRHYVENSIGLVTALNPYIGYEKSTEVANQALTSGRSVYEIVLKKGYMSKQDLEEALSPEKMTHVHPISLRP
- the rarD gene encoding EamA family transporter RarD, producing MINSKYHGFLYAAGAFLSWGLLTIYWKQLNNVSALELICHRIVWSFFFVALVITFKKKWTEVMAVKDDKKTSLLLCLSSTLVGTNWFIFIWSVNHNHVVEASLGYYINPLVNALLGFIFMKDKLNRRQMWAIALAAIGVSYSIIDYGKFPWIALSLAFSFGSYGLVRKLMKVESLPGLLIETTILSPLAAAYLIWLYMQGTLSFGAIGMDKNILILLAGAATSIPLIFFAHAARRLKLATLGIFQYITPTCLLLLGVFVYGEPFHQSSLVTFSFIWAGILLYAFDGLSVQRKIYRQTSGQAQ
- a CDS encoding EAL domain-containing protein; translation: MKPQNDLIHKIIEEESLLTMFQPLISMKRKSVLGYEALTRGLDPETGEIIPPDKLFGLCRDRETLLDLDRLCRKKALETFAPISKKNRSLLLSLNMDAAVLSDIVGKMGTTLKFAEKAGMPPGNIIIEIIESKAGDEKVLETFVSTSRCQGFLIALDDVGTGHSNLDRIPRLRPDIIKIDRSLIRSIENSFHNYEITGSLIRMAQKTGTLPLAEGVETIEEALTLMQMDVDVFQGFYFGKPCHRDRISAYDSTPILSAASRFKSHIVEKYAAEKLMRTQYEALAMKLRTSLEKCACDCEACQSTITEFIDSNKHIECAYILDDHGVQTTDTICNPYRLKERRRLIYNPAPKGADHSLKDYYLSLISGRKWHITRPYISLASGNRCLTVSTVFHNHEQRFVLCVDIAIDHK
- a CDS encoding P-II family nitrogen regulator, producing MKLITVYIRPECLTAVKQALYAKGIYTMSVTNILGSGRGAGFTETYRGVLMEVNLLKKLRIEIGIAEDKVDTAIEAIKTGAQTGKEGDGVIFVSDIARCMRIRTGEETL
- a CDS encoding ammonium transporter, encoding MTFKMTSVRRKIPALFTLLMLLAPTAAFADGEALSQTHGNILWTLIAAVLVMFMQAGFACVEVGFCRAKNAGNILMKNFLDFAVGAIIFFLFGFGLMFGLDAGGFVGTSGFALAGNTFTDPDSQWTLCFWFFQSVFAATAATIVSGGIAERTKFKSYILVTFLVTGLIYPISGHWAWGSLWLGDSGAGWLEGLGFMDFAGSTVVHSVGGWVALAGAMLLGPRIGKYTADGKANAIPGHNIPLAGLGVFILWFGWFGFNPGSTTTADGSIGLIAVTTSLAACAGTLGAMFTAWSKFGKPDISMTCNGCLAGLVGITAGCATVSPIGAICIGLIAGILVVFAIEFIDKVLRIDDPVGAVSVHGVCGAWGTIATGLFTIPELNDGAAGLLYGGGFNLVIPQVIGVVVVFLWAFGAGLVAFSIAKALMGIRASREEELKGLDIAEHGNESYNGFQIFSNE